One part of the Coffea eugenioides isolate CCC68of chromosome 10, Ceug_1.0, whole genome shotgun sequence genome encodes these proteins:
- the LOC113749663 gene encoding glutaredoxin domain-containing cysteine-rich protein CG12206, with the protein MTVLQTSCFSIIPSLNSKFNDSNLIIRIAEKQRKQPRITSFAAKSGGFSLNSILKKCERCGGQGAIECPGCKGTGKNKKNGNIFERWKCFDCQGFGLKSCPVCGKGGLTPEQRGER; encoded by the exons ATGACCGTACTGCAAACAAGTTGCTTCAGCATCATCCCATCACTAAATTCTAAGTTCAATGATTCCAATCTGATCATTAGAATAGCTGAAAAGCAACGGAAACAGCCAAGGATTACATCTTTTGCGGCAAAATCTGGTGGTTTTTCACTTAATTCG ATACTCAAAAAGTGTGAAAGATGTGGAGGTCAAGGTGCTATAGAATGTCCTGGATGTAAG GGTACAGGAAAGAATAAAAAGAATGGGAATATCTTTGAGCGGTGGAA ATGCTTTGATTGCCAAGGATTTGGATTGAAGAGTTGCCCTGTTTGTGGTAAAGGGGGCCTCACACCAGAACAACGGGGTGAAAGATGA